Sequence from the Nocardiopsis sp. YSL2 genome:
GCTGACCCGGGACGAGGCCGTGGAGATCCTGCGCGCGGCCGAGCCCGGCCGTGCCCGACGGACCGAGGAACTGCTGCGCGAGGGCTACCCCGCCTACACCACCACCCCCGGCTGGCTGGGCTACTCCGACGAGCGCCTGGTGCGCCTGTCCGAGGAGGCGGCGGCCGAGGGCTTCGACCAGATCAAGCTCAAGGTCGGCGGCGATCTCGACGACGACGTGCGCCGCATGCGCCTGGCCCGCCAGGCGCTGGGGCCGGACTTCCGCATCGCGGTGGACGCCAACCAGCGCTGGGACGTCGACCAGGCCGTGGCCTGGATGCGGGAGCTGGCCCCGTTCGACCCGTACTGGATCGAGGAGCCCACCTCGCCCGACGACATCCTCGGCCACGCCGCCATCCGTGCGGGGATCAGCCCCGTCCCGGTGGCCACCGGCGAGCACGTACAGAACCGGGTGGTGTTCAAGCAGCTGCTCCAGGCCGGGGCGATCGACGTGCTCCAACTCGACGCCTGCCGGGTGGGCGGTGTCGCCGAGAACGTCGCCATCCTCCTGCTCGCGGCGAAGTTCGGCGTCCCCGTGTGCCCGCACGCGGGCGGCGTGGGCCTGTGCGAGGCGGTGCAGCACCTGGCGATGTTCGACTACGTCGCCGTCAGCGGTGATCTGCGGGGCCGGTCGATCGAGTACGTCGACCACCTCCACGAGCACTTCACCGACCCCGTCCGGATCGAGGCGGGACGGTACCTGGCGCCCTCGGCGCCGGGGATGAGTACGCGGATGCGGGACGAGTCCCTGCACCGGTACGCCTTCCCCCACGGCGACGCCTGGCGCGACGACGACCTCGGCAAGGAGCGGCCATGACGGACTTCACGGACGTACGCGCCCTCGTCACGGGCGCGTCCTCGGGAATCGGCCTGGCCACCGCGCGCCTGCTCGCCGAGCGCGGCGCCACGGTCGTCGGGCTCGATCTGACGGTTCCGCCCGGCGGGGTCAGGGCCGAGGACGGGGAGGGGCACGGACGCCGGTTCGGCGTGCACGGCGACGTGGGCGACGACGCTTCGGTCCTCTCCGCGGTCACCGCCGCCGTCGCCCACTTGGGCGGGCTGGACGTGCTGGTGAACAACGCCGGTATCGGCGCCCAGGGCACGGTCGCCGACAACGACGACGCCGAGTGGCACCGGGTCCTGGACATCAACGTCCTGGGAACCGTGCGCACGGTGCGGGCCGCGCTGCCCCACCTGCGCGAGGCCGGGCGCGGGCGCGGCGCGGCCGTCGTCAACACGTGCAGCATCGCCGCGACCGCCGGGCTGCCCCGACGCGCGCTCTACTCGGCGAGCAAGGGCGCGATCGCCTCACTGACCCTGGCCATGGCGGCCGACCACGTCGCTGAGGGCATCCGCGTCACCTGCGTCAACCCCGGAACCGTGGACACGCCCTGGGTCGGGCGCCTGCTCGACGCCGCGGACGACCCCGAGGCCGAGCGCGCGGCCCTGGAGGCACGCCAGCCCACCGGCCGCCTCGTCAGCGCCGACGAGGTCGCCCAGGCCGTCGCCTACCTGGCCGCGCCCTCCTCGGGGGCCACGACCGGAACCGCTCTGGCCGTGGACGGCGGCATGCACGGGCTGCGCCCGGCCCGGCGATGAGGCGACGGGCACCCGCGCTCCAGGATCCGACCCAGAACCCCCGCACACCGCCGCACCGCCGAAGGGACAGCCGATGGAACGCGTCGCCCTGCACACCCGACTCAAACCCGGACGGGAGGCCGACTACGACCGGGTCCACGCGACCATCCCGCCTGGACTGGAAACCGCGATCCGGCGGGCCGGAGTGCACGGCTGGCGGATCTGGCGGGACGGCCGCGACCTCTTCCACGTCGTCGACGTCGAGGACTACCAGGCCATGCGCCGCGCCCTGCGCGACCACCCCGAGAACGTGCCCTGGCAGGCGCGCATGGCCGAACTCCTGGAGGTCGAGGACGACTACTCCGGCCACGACGGCGGTATCCCCCTGGTCTGGGAGCTGCCATGACGGCCACGACTCCGGGCCGCTCGCCCGTGCGCTTCACCGCACTCGGCTTCGGCGGCGCGCCGCTGGGCAACCTCTTCCGGGCGGTGGACGACGACACCGCGTCCGAGGCGGTCCGCGCGGCGTGGGAGGCGGGTGTGCGCCTGTTCGACACGGCGCCGCACTACGGGCTCGGCCTGTCGGAGCGCCGCCTGGGCCGCGCCCTGGCCGACCTGCCGCGCGACGGCTACACCCTGTCCACCAAGGTCGGCCGGATCCTCGAACCCACCCCCGAGCGTGCCCATGAGCGCGACGACCAGGGATTCGACGTCCCCGCCACGCACACCCGGCGCTGGGACTTCAGCGCGGACGGTGTACGGCGCTCACTGGAGGGCAGCCTGGAGCGCCTGGGGCTGGACCGCGTCGACCTGGTGCTCATCCACGACCCCGACGACCACGGGCGCCAGGCCCTGGAAGAGGCCTATCCGGCCCTGCACGACCTGCGCTCCCAGGGGGTGGTGGGCGCGATCGGCGCGGGCATGAACCAGGCCGCCATGCTGGAGCGCTTCGCCACCGAGACCGACGTCGACGCCGTTCTGCTGGCCGGGCGGCACACCCTGCTCGAACAGTCCGCGAACGCCCTGCTCGACACCTGTGCGGAGCGCGGCGTCGCCGTCCTGGCCGGGGGCGTGTTCAACAGCGGGCTCCTGGCCCACGACCACCCGCCCGAGGAGGCCACCTACGACTACCGCCCCGCCCCCGACGCCCTGCGCGGGCGGGCCCTGCGCATCGCGGCGACCGCCCGCCGCCACGGGGTGAGCCTGCCCCAGGCCGCGATCGCCTTCACCGGGGCCCATCCGGCCGTGGCCAGTGTGGTCCTGGGCATGCGCTCGGCCGACCAGGTCCGGCGCAACGCCGCGCTGGCGGCGCGTCCGGTGCCGACCGCGCTGTGGTCGGAGCTGGCCGAGGAGGGCCTGCTCGACCCCGGTGCCGTTCCGGCACCCGGCGCGCCCGCGCCGTAGGGGGCGCACCCGCGCACGTGTGGCGGCCCGACCGGATCCCGAAGGCGGAACCGGTCGGGCCGCCCCGCGTTCAGGCGGGAGACCACACGCCCAGCTCGTTGCCGCTGGGGTCGGTGAAGTGGAAGCGGCGGCCGCCGGGGAACCCGTAGGGTCCGTCGACCACCTCGCCGCCGGCGGCGCGTACGGCCTCGACGGACCGGTCCAGGTCGGTCGAGTACAGCAGGACGAACGGGCCCCCGGCGCGGACCTCGCCGAACGTGGTGAGTCCGCCCGCCTCCGGGGCGCCGGTCGGGCTCTGGATCCCCGCGTACTCGGGGCCGTAGTCGGTGAAGCGCCAGCCGAAGGCGTCGGCGTAGAAGCGCTTGGCCCGCTCCAGGTCGGTGGCCGCGATCTCGATGTAGTCGATGGCGTGGTGCCGGTGTTCGCTCATGGGGAGCATGCTGCCCGGTGCCCGTGACAGACGGGGCCGGGGCGGGGGCGCGTCCCGGAGGTCAGGTGTGCGCGGGTGAGGTTCGGGTAGCGCGTTGGTGAGGGCTCGTGCACGACACTGATCCGTCCTGACGGGGCGGTACGGCACGGCCCGGCCCGCGCCGGTCGTCGTGCGCCGACGGCGAATGGGGTGAGGACGGTGTTCCGAGACCGCAGACAGGCCGGTGAGCGGCTGGCCGGAGCGGTGGCCGCGCTGGAGCCGGAGCGACCGCTGGTGCTGGCGCTGCCACGCGGCGGGCTGCCCGTGGCCGAACACGTCGCCGAGGTGCTGGGAGCGCCGCTGGACGTGATCGTGGTCCGCAAGATCGGCGCTCCCGGCAACCCGGAGGCGGCGATCGGCGCCACCACGGCCGAGGGGCCGCCCCTGTTCGACAAGGGTGCGCTGGTCGCGCTGGGGATCACCGAGGGCGATCTGGCGGACCGGGTGGCCAACGCGCAGGCCGAGGCGCGGCGGCGGGTGGCGGCCTACCGCGGGGGCGCGCCGGAGCCGGAGATCGAGGGCCGTGACGTCATCGTGGTCGATGACGGCCTGGCCACGGGCATGAGCGCCCGGGCCGCCGTCACCGAGGTGCGCGAACGCGCGGCCGCCGCCTCGGTCGTCCTGGCGGTGCCCGTGGGGGCGCCGGACGCGGTGGCGGCGCTGGAGGAGTTGTGCGACCGGGTGGTGTGCCTGTCCACGCCGCCCGACTTCCGGGCCGTGAGCCTCTGGTACGAGAGGTTCCCCCAGGTCGACGATGTGGAGGTGCGTCGGATCCTTCAGAGGTCCTGACGAGGGGAGGGCACCATGACCATGCAGGACGTGACCGTGGCGACCGCGGGCGTGGAGGTCGGGGGGTACCTGGCGACGTATCCCGGTGTGTCGGGGATCGTGGTCTTCGCGCACGGCAGCGGGAGTTCGCGGCACAGCCCGCGCAACATGGCCGTGGCGGAGGAGCTGCACCGGCGGGGGATGGCCACGCTGCTCTTCGACCTGCTCACCCCCGCCGAGGGCCGTGCCGACGAGCTCACCGCGGAGAAGCGCTTCGACATCGGTCTGCTCACCCGCCGGCTGACCGGCGCGGTGGACTGGTTGGCCACGAGGGAGGGGACCGCGGATCTGCCGGTCGGGCTGTTCGGCGCGAGTACGGGGGCCGCGGCGGCGCTGCGCAGCGCCGCGGAGCGCCCGGACCGGGTCCGCGGGGTCGTCTCGCGCGGGGGCCGCCCGGACCTGGCCGGGACCGAGGCGCTGCAGCTGGTGAAGGCGCCGACGCTGCTCATCGTCGGCGGCGCGGACCCGGAGGTCCTGCAGTTGAACCAGGAGGCCGCCGACCGGCTCTCGGCGCCCACCCGGATCCATGTCGTTCCGCACGCCACGCACCTGTTCGAGGAGCGCGGAGCGATGGAGGAGGTCTCCGACACCGCCGCCGAGTGGTTCCTGCTCACGTTCGGCGCGGACGGGCAGTGACCCTCCGGGCCCGGGCGCGGTACGGCCCGCCGGTGATCCGCGCGCGGACCACCGGTGTGGGCCCGGGGCCAGCCGCTCAGCTCCGGGTGGCCGAACAGGGTCGCGTAGCCGGAGGGGAGCTGGCTGAGCAGCTTGTTGAGCTCGCCTCGCGACACGTTCTCCGCCACGGTGGTGAGGGTGGGGGTGAGTACACCTTCTACTGCTCGCTGGGCGACCACCGGGAGCAGGGCATGGAGACCACGGTGACGGTGGAGTGAGTCCGGGGCGGTGCGGGGCCGACGGCGTGGCGGTCCGGCGGGCAGCGGCGCCTTGTCGGTAGACCTGGGTCGGGCGGCCTGCCATCCGTCCGCTCCCGGGGCGACCGGCCCGGGGATCCGCTCTCGTTCGTCGAAGGAGACCGTACCCATGTCTCGTCCTGCCCTGGTGCTCCTGGTGGTGGCCGCAGCTCTCGGCCTGTCGTCCTGCGCGGGCGGTGAGGCCGGACCGGAGGAGCCGTCGCCGGAGGCGACGGCCGAGGCGACCGAGGAGATGCAGCCGCCCGTCGACACCGTGGAACCGGGTGACACCTCGGCCGCCGAGCCGTTGAGCGTCGCCGCCGACGAGTACACCTTCGACGGCATCCCGACGTCCCTGCCCGCCGGGACGATCGAGGTCGAGTTCGAGAACGTCGGCACGGTCCAGCACGACCTGGTCGTGGAGGAGCTCGGTGACGAACAGGTGATTCCGGTGACGGCTCCGGGGGAGAGCGCGCAGGGGGCGGTGTCCCTGGAGCCGGGCGAGTACACGTTCTACTGCTCGATCGGCGACCACCGGGCGCGGGGTATGGAGGTCGTCGTCACCGTCGAGTGATCGGCGGGCGGCGGTGCCGGCGGCCACCGGGTCGGCGTGCCCCGGAACGGGGTGTGGGCGGGGGCATCTTCCGATTTGTTGCGTTTAGCGATTAATGTTTCTCTATGAGAAACTCCACGAAGGACTCGATGGTCGTCCAGTCGGTGGACCGCGCCATCGCCGTACTCGAACTCCTGCTGCGCCGGGGCGAGGCCGGCATCACCGAGATCGCCGCCGATCTGGGCGTGCACAAGTCCACCGCCTCCCGGCTCGTCTACACCCTCCAGGCCAGGAACCTCGTCGAGCAGGACGGCGAGCGGGGCCGATTCACCCTCGGCGTGGCCATGCTGCGCTTCGCGGGGGCCGTGGTCGGGCAGGTCGACGTGGCCCGGCTCGGTGCGCCGCTGTGCGAGTCGCTGGCCGAACAGCTCGGCGAGACCGTCAACATCGCGGTCCTGGACGGGCGCAGCGCGATGAACGTCTGCCAGGCCCGCGGCACCTCGGCCATCGCCGCGCAGAACTGGGCGGGCCAGCGCACGCCCCTGCACGCCACCTCCAGCGGCAAGGTCCTGCTGGCCGCGATGCCCGAGGGGCCGCGCGAGGACATCCTGGCCGGCGAACTGCACTCCTTCACCGCGAACACGGTCACCGACGCCGAGGAGCTGCGCGCCCTGGTCCAGAGCATCGTCGAGGACGAGTACGCCACCTGTTTCGAGGAGCTGGAGCCCGGCCTGCACGCCGTGGCCGTGCCCGTGCGCGGCGCGGACGGGGCCGTCCTCGCGGCGATCAGCGCCTCGGGCCCCTCCTTCCGACTCTCACGGCGGCGTGTGCGCCAGATCACCCGGGAACTGAGCGAGGCCGCGCGGGAGTTGTCGGCCCGGCTCGGCTACGTCGAACGATGAGGGGTGCCCAGGGGGTGTCCAGGTCAGCGGGCGGGGTCCGGTCTCCGGGCTCCGCCCGCTCGGTTCGGCGCGTGTGCGGCGGGTGGCGGGCGCGCCGAAGAAGTCGGCACGGGGCCCTTGACAGCCCCGGAGCGGGCGCCTCAGATTGACCCCAAGACGTTGCGTATTTCGCGAAGAGATGCACCATGCGCAACTAGTGTGCCTTCTCGACCCCCCGGGAGGAACGTCCATGGTCAGACAGCCCCGAGTGGTCATCATCGGCGCGGACCTCGTCGGCTGCGCGCTCGCCGACGAACTCGCCTCCCGCGGTTGGACCGACGTCACCGTGCTCGCGCAGGGTCCGCTCTTCGCGACCGGAGGGTCGGACCCGCACGCGCCCGGACCGGTGTTCCAGACCGTCGCCAGTCGGACCCTGACCCGCTTCGCCGCCTACACCGCCGACAAGTACGCCTCCCTCACCCTCGACGGCCAACGGTGCTTCCGCGCCCTCGGCGGGCTGGAGGTGGCCACCACGCCCCAGCGCTGGGCGGACCTCAAGCGCCGCCACGGCTGGGCCACCTCCTGGGGGATCGACAGCTCACTGGCCACACCCGACGAATGCGCCGCACTGCACCCCCTGGTCGACCCGGGTGCCGTGCTCGGCGGCTTCCACGTCCCCGGCGACGGCCTGGCCGTCCCCGTCCGTGCCACCGAGGCCCAGGCCCGCAGGGCGATGGGGCGGGGCGCCCGCTTCCTGGCCCACCACCGCGTCACCGGCATCGAGAGGTGGGCGGGCCGCGTCAGGGCCGTGACCACCGAACACGGATCCTTCCGGGCCGACGTCGTGGTCTCCTGCGCGGGCCTGGGGGGTGCGCCGCCGGGTGCCATGGTCGACCTGGACATCCCCCTGGTGCCGACCGTCCACCAGTACGTGTGGACGACCCCGCTCGACGCGCTCCGGGGCGCCGACGGCGCGGGGGCGGGCCTGCCCCTGCTGCGCGACCCCGAGGCCGGGTTCTGCGTCCAGGGGCACGCGGACCGCCTCGGTATCGACGGCTACCGGCACCGGTGCGCGCCCGGGCGAGCGGACGAGATCGGCGGGCCCGCCGAACCGGCCTTCACCCCCGAGGACTTCGCCCCGACCTGGGCGGCCGCCTCGGCGCTGCTGCCCTGCCTGTCCGGGGCCGGGGCCGACCGAGGCGTCAACGGCCTGATCCCGTTCACGCCCGACGGCAACCCGCTGCTGGGCGAGCACCCCGACCTGGGCGGGTTCTGGGTCGCCGAGGCGGTCGGGACCCCGCAGTCGGCCGGTGCGGCGCGCGCCGTCGCCGAGTGGCTGGTCGACGGCCGTCCCTCGCTGGACCTGCGCGAGTGCGAGATCACCCGGTTCGACCGGCTCCAGCGCTCGCCCGACTACGTGCGCCGGCGCGGCACCGCCGTGTTCTCCGCCGTCTGCGACATCGCCCACCCGCTGGAACCGTCCGGGCCGCCCCGGCCGCTGCGTTGCGGCCCCGTCCACGAACGCCAGGCCGAGCTGGGGGCCCACTTCTCGGAGGAGGGCGGGTGGGAGGTGCCGCGCTGGTACGGGTCCAACGCGGACCTGCCGCAGGTCGCGCGGATCCCCGGGCGCAACGCGTGGGCGGCCCGGCACTGGTCGCCGATCGTGGGCGCCGAGGCGCTGGCCACCCGTGAGGGCGTGGGCCTGTTCGACCTCAGCGGCCGCACCCGCGCCGAGGTCACCGGGCCCGACGCGCTGGACTTCCTGCAGACCATGACCACCAACCGGCTCGACGTCGCCACGGGGACGGTGGTACGCACACTCATGCTCGACGAGGACGGCGGGATGCGGGGCGACCTGACGGTGGCCAGGCTGGGGGAGGAGCGCTTCCACGTCGGTGTGAGCGGGAGGGGCGGCCTGATGTGGCTGCGGGGCCACCTGTCCCGGGCCGAGACCGTGCAGCTGCGCGAGACCACGCCCGGCAGCTGCTGCCTGGGGCTGTGGGGTCCGCGCGCCCCGGCCCTGTTACGGTCGCTGACCGGGTCGGACGGTCGCGGCCCAGGCCGGTCGGAGGTGTCCGCGGCCGACCTCTACGTCGGCGGCGTCCCGGTCACCGCCCTGCGCCGGTCGCCCGTGGGCGAGCCCGGCTGGGAACTGCACACCAGCGCCGACCTGGGGCGGCTGCTGTGGGACACGCTGGTCGAGGCCGGAGCCGGGCACGGCCTGGTGGCGGCCGGGCACGGTGCCCTGGACAGCCTGCGCCTGGAGCACGGCCACCGCGTGTGGGGTGTCGACATGACCAGCGAGCACGACCCCTACGAGGCTGGGCTGGGCGCGGCGGTGCGCGTCGACAAGGGCTACTTCCACGGCCGTGAGGCACTGCGCGGGCGCTCGCACGACACGGTCGACCGGCGTCTGGCCCGGCTGCTGAGTGACGACACCGAGCAGGTCGTGATGGGGGCGGAGCCCGTGCGCGCCGACGGCCGGGCGGTCGGCTACGTCACCAGTGCCGGGCGCGGCCACAGCGTGGGCCGCAACATCGCCTACGCGTGGCTGCCGGCCGCGGTGGCGGTCCCCGGTACCGCGGTGGAGATCGAGTACTTCGGGGAGCGCGTGGCGGCGACGGTGGCGGCCGAACCCCTCCGGGCCGCCGTCGGCCGGCGGGCCCGGCAGGAGCTCGGAGAGACCGTGTGACCCACCGCGGGGCGCACCCGCTCCCGGGGGAGAGCTCAGGTGAGGAAGCCGCGCAGCAGGGCCTCGCTGCCCTCCAGGTGTTCGCGTACGGCGAGTCGGGCGGCCTCGGGGTCGCCGGAGCGGATCGAGTCGACGATGGCGCGGTGCTGGGCGCTGCTGTGCTCGAGGTTCTTGACGAGCATGGGCATGGCGTCGAGCAGGTCGTTGACGCGCATGCGCACCTCGGTCAGGGACGAGGACAGCGAGGGCGAGCCGGTGAGTTCGGCGATGGTGAGGTGGAAGACGGTGTCGGTGCGGCGGTAGTCGTCGACGTCGGCGCCGTCGACCCGCGCCAGCCGTTCGGTGAGCAGGCGGTCCTGGTCGGGGGTCAGGCCGGTCTCGGCCAGCAGTACCGCCGCGCCGGTCTCCAGCACCCGGCGGAAGGCGAGCAGGTCGTCGAGGTCGACGTGCATGTCCTTGAGGACGCGCCGGGCCTCGGCCCGGCTGGGGCGGGGACGCACGTAGGTGACGAAGGTGCCGCCCAGCCGTCCGCGCCGGGACTCGACGTAGCCCTCCTCCTGCAGCGCGCGGATGGCCTCGCGCAGGGTGATGCGGCTGACGCCCAGGCGGCCGGCGAGCTCGCGTTCGGCGGGGAAGCGGTCGCCGTGGGCGACCACGCCCAGCTTGATCGCAGACAGGAGCCGCTCGACGGTCTCCTCGAAGGCGTTGCCCGCCCGGACGGGGCGGAACACGGCCTCGGCGGCCGGTCCGGCGTCGGCGTCGGGCTCGGCGTTGGTCCTGACCACCTGTGCCCTCCACGTTCGGTGACGCTCTTGCCTCCCTCAGGTTAGGGCCTGTCCGGTGGGGCGCCCTCCCGCCCCGCGTGTCGGGGCGGGTCGGCGCAGGGCCGGCGTCCCCTCCCCGGCCCGTGCCGGGGAGGGGGCGGGCCGGCTCCGGCTCACTTGAGCTCGGAGTCGGCCTCCTCGATGAGCGCGAACTCCTCCTCCGGGGCGTTGGCCACCAGCCGGTGGCGGGAGTAGAACCAGAAGTAGGCCAGGAACGCCAGCAGGATCGCCGCGGTGACGGCCGCCCCGACCATGTCCACGAAGAACGTGGCGGCCAGGGCGCACACCGCCAGGACGAGTGCGGCGCCCGTGGTGACCGCGCCGCCGGGGGTGCGGTAGGGGCGCTCCAGGTCCGGCTCGCGGCGGCGCAGCACGATGTGCGACAGCATCATGAGGACGTAGGAGACGGCGGCGCCGAACACGGCGATGTTGATCAGCCGGTCGCCGTCGGCCACCGTGACCGCCAGGACGAACCCGAGCGTTCCGGGCACGATGAGGGCCATGTAGGGGGTGCGGCGCTTGCCGGTCACCGAGAGCCAGCGCGGGAGGTAGCCGGCCCGGGAGAGGGCGAACAGCTGGCGGGAGTAGGCGTAGATGATGGAGAAGAACGAGGCCACCAGTCCGGCCAGGCCGACGTAGTTGACCAGGTCCGCCAGTACGGTGTCGCCGCCGTAGGCCTCCCGCAGCGCCTCGGGCAGCGGGTTGGTGGAGCCGGCCAGGGCCGCGGCCCCGGCGCCGCCGGGGGCCAGCACGAGCATGGCGGTGGCGGTCACCATCAGCACGCACATCGCCGCGATGATGCCGCGCGGCATGTCCTTGCGCGGCTCGCGCGCCTCCTCGGCCGCCAGCGGCACGCCCTCGACCGCGAGGAAGAACCAGATGCCGAAGACGAAGGCGCCCAGGATCCCGGCGAACCCGTAGGGCAGGAACGCGCTCGCGCCCAGCGCCGAGGTCGGCTCGATGTCGAACAGGTTGGCCGGGTCGAAGCGCGGGATCATCCCGATCGCGAACGCCACCAGCGCCACCAGGGCCACGCCGGTGATCACGAACATCACCCGCAGGGCCTCACCCACCCCCCACAGGTGGATACCGACGAACACGGCGTAGCAGACGAGGTACACCGGCCAGGCGTTGGTGAGCCCGAACAGCCCCAGTGCCTCGACGTAGCCGCCGATGAAGACCGCGATGGCCGCCGGGGCGATCGCGTACTCGATGAGGATCGCCGTGCCGGTCGCGAAGCCGCCCAGCGGGCCCAGGGCCCGGCGGGCGAAGCCGTAGCCCGCGCCGGCGGTGGGCAGGGTGGAGGCCAGTTCGGCCAGGCCCAGCACCATGCACAGGTACATGGCGCCCATGAGGACGGTGGCGATGAGCAGGCCGCCCCAGCCGCCCTCGGCCAGGCCGAAGTTCCAGCCCGCGAAGTCGCCGGAGATGACGTAGGCGACGCCCAGCCCGGCGAGCAGCACCCAGCCGGCGGCGCCGCGCCTGAGCTGGCGCCGTCGCAGGTAGTCGTCCCCGGCGGAGGCGTATTCGGCCCCCTGGATGTGGACCGGGCGGTCGTTGGTGTCGGACATGGGCGCTCCCTCGGTTCGGTTGCCCGTGTGCCTTGCAGGACCAACGATGGCGCCTATTGGTTCATCGCCAGTCCTTTTGGAATACCGGAGATGTTCTTCCGGTCGGGTCCACGCTGTCAAGGGGCGTAATGCGCTATTGACATGCGGGGACCCCGCTGGTTGCATGACCGGTGAATGGTCTGAGACCAAACCAAATGCGTCGGTGGCCGGTCCCGACGCGGACAAGGAGTCCCAGGTGAACGAGCACGGCGGTCCCCCACTGTCCCTGGACGAGCTGCGCCGCGAAGCGGCCGAGGGCACCCTCGACACCGTCCTGGTGGCCTTCACCGACATGCAGGGCCGGCTCCAGGGCAAACGCCTCTCCACCCGCTTCTTCCTGGAGGAGGTCCTCGCCCACGGCACCGAGGGCTGCAACTACCTGCTGGCCGTGGACGTGGACATGAACACCGTCGACGGATACGCGATGTCGTCCTGGGAGACCGGCTACGGCGACTTCGCGATGGTCCCCGACATGTCCACGCTGCGCCGCACTCCCTGGGCCGAGGGCGCCGCCATGGTCACGGCCGACCTCACCTGGCACGACGGCACTCCCGTGGCCGCCTCGCCCCGGCAGATCCTCAACCGCCAGCGCGAGAACCTCGCCGAACGCGGCTGGCACGCACTGGTCGGCACCGAACTGGAGTTCGTGGTCTACCGCGACAGCTACGAACAGGCCTGGAACCGCGGCTACCGCGACCTGACCCCCGCCAACCAGTACAACGTCGACTACTCGGTGCTGGGCGGCGCCCGCGTCGAACCCCTCCTGCGCCGCGTCCGCAACGAGATGACCGGAGCCGGGCTGTACGTGGAGGGCGCCAAGGGCGAGTGCAACCTGGGCCAGCACGAGATCACCTTCCGCTACGCCGAGGCCGTCACCACCTGCGACCAGCACAGCGTCTACAAGAACGGCGCCAAGGAGATCGCCGCGCAGGAGGGCATGGCCCTGACCTTCATGGCCAAGCCCAACGACCGCGAGGGCAACTCCTGCCACATCCACCTGTCCCTGCGCGACGACG
This genomic interval carries:
- a CDS encoding enolase C-terminal domain-like protein; this encodes MKPAARPGSAAPGGAPAGPVPEQPLPTSADPASEGPGTGARITGVRVHDVRFPTSRELDGSDAMNPDPDYSAAYVVLTTDHGPEGHGFAFTIGRGNEVCAAAIQAHVPLVVGLPVAEVVGDLGAFARRLTSDSQLRWLGPEKGVVHMAVAALVNAAFDLAGRAVGKPLWRLLAEMAPEALADLVDWRYLSDALTRDEAVEILRAAEPGRARRTEELLREGYPAYTTTPGWLGYSDERLVRLSEEAAAEGFDQIKLKVGGDLDDDVRRMRLARQALGPDFRIAVDANQRWDVDQAVAWMRELAPFDPYWIEEPTSPDDILGHAAIRAGISPVPVATGEHVQNRVVFKQLLQAGAIDVLQLDACRVGGVAENVAILLLAAKFGVPVCPHAGGVGLCEAVQHLAMFDYVAVSGDLRGRSIEYVDHLHEHFTDPVRIEAGRYLAPSAPGMSTRMRDESLHRYAFPHGDAWRDDDLGKERP
- a CDS encoding SDR family NAD(P)-dependent oxidoreductase translates to MTDFTDVRALVTGASSGIGLATARLLAERGATVVGLDLTVPPGGVRAEDGEGHGRRFGVHGDVGDDASVLSAVTAAVAHLGGLDVLVNNAGIGAQGTVADNDDAEWHRVLDINVLGTVRTVRAALPHLREAGRGRGAAVVNTCSIAATAGLPRRALYSASKGAIASLTLAMAADHVAEGIRVTCVNPGTVDTPWVGRLLDAADDPEAERAALEARQPTGRLVSADEVAQAVAYLAAPSSGATTGTALAVDGGMHGLRPARR
- a CDS encoding L-rhamnose mutarotase; translated protein: MERVALHTRLKPGREADYDRVHATIPPGLETAIRRAGVHGWRIWRDGRDLFHVVDVEDYQAMRRALRDHPENVPWQARMAELLEVEDDYSGHDGGIPLVWELP
- a CDS encoding aldo/keto reductase, producing MTATTPGRSPVRFTALGFGGAPLGNLFRAVDDDTASEAVRAAWEAGVRLFDTAPHYGLGLSERRLGRALADLPRDGYTLSTKVGRILEPTPERAHERDDQGFDVPATHTRRWDFSADGVRRSLEGSLERLGLDRVDLVLIHDPDDHGRQALEEAYPALHDLRSQGVVGAIGAGMNQAAMLERFATETDVDAVLLAGRHTLLEQSANALLDTCAERGVAVLAGGVFNSGLLAHDHPPEEATYDYRPAPDALRGRALRIAATARRHGVSLPQAAIAFTGAHPAVASVVLGMRSADQVRRNAALAARPVPTALWSELAEEGLLDPGAVPAPGAPAP
- a CDS encoding VOC family protein is translated as MSEHRHHAIDYIEIAATDLERAKRFYADAFGWRFTDYGPEYAGIQSPTGAPEAGGLTTFGEVRAGGPFVLLYSTDLDRSVEAVRAAGGEVVDGPYGFPGGRRFHFTDPSGNELGVWSPA
- a CDS encoding phosphoribosyltransferase, which codes for MFRDRRQAGERLAGAVAALEPERPLVLALPRGGLPVAEHVAEVLGAPLDVIVVRKIGAPGNPEAAIGATTAEGPPLFDKGALVALGITEGDLADRVANAQAEARRRVAAYRGGAPEPEIEGRDVIVVDDGLATGMSARAAVTEVRERAAAASVVLAVPVGAPDAVAALEELCDRVVCLSTPPDFRAVSLWYERFPQVDDVEVRRILQRS
- a CDS encoding dienelactone hydrolase family protein, yielding MTMQDVTVATAGVEVGGYLATYPGVSGIVVFAHGSGSSRHSPRNMAVAEELHRRGMATLLFDLLTPAEGRADELTAEKRFDIGLLTRRLTGAVDWLATREGTADLPVGLFGASTGAAAALRSAAERPDRVRGVVSRGGRPDLAGTEALQLVKAPTLLIVGGADPEVLQLNQEAADRLSAPTRIHVVPHATHLFEERGAMEEVSDTAAEWFLLTFGADGQ
- a CDS encoding cupredoxin domain-containing protein, yielding MSRPALVLLVVAAALGLSSCAGGEAGPEEPSPEATAEATEEMQPPVDTVEPGDTSAAEPLSVAADEYTFDGIPTSLPAGTIEVEFENVGTVQHDLVVEELGDEQVIPVTAPGESAQGAVSLEPGEYTFYCSIGDHRARGMEVVVTVE
- a CDS encoding IclR family transcriptional regulator, encoding MRNSTKDSMVVQSVDRAIAVLELLLRRGEAGITEIAADLGVHKSTASRLVYTLQARNLVEQDGERGRFTLGVAMLRFAGAVVGQVDVARLGAPLCESLAEQLGETVNIAVLDGRSAMNVCQARGTSAIAAQNWAGQRTPLHATSSGKVLLAAMPEGPREDILAGELHSFTANTVTDAEELRALVQSIVEDEYATCFEELEPGLHAVAVPVRGADGAVLAAISASGPSFRLSRRRVRQITRELSEAARELSARLGYVER